One genomic window of Corynebacterium massiliense DSM 45435 includes the following:
- a CDS encoding NAD-dependent epimerase/dehydratase family protein produces MKIAVVGASGNVGTAVLRALHRDAEVTELVGISRRVPPQVEPYTDVEWHSIDVTAENAPERLADAFAGADAVIHLAWLIYPNHDRELIRRINVAGTEAVLDAVERADVRRVVVASSVGAYSVDAARQEVSGPEDTPPLRAEDFPARGVEGSHYSEDKGKVEELLEQFTAAHPDISVAWLRPGLIFQDDAASEVQRFFLGAAMPVELLDKGSLPVLPLPKKMVTQGVHADDVAQAYLLAAKNPAATGPFNICADDILHPQDFADILSNGRFIEVPPQVARAGMASAHKSGVLPADPGWLDMGLGVPLMDNARAKSELGWQPATSAKDALASFTRAMIEGAGHPSPSLWALDDSERFVPALGLPMDDAVAAPTSGPRTEAGSDDNIERELVSTYLANHLAAQRGTVERADQMTLNYQDTPVFKEIGEVAQAERTDRAFLERVIKQLGLETKPTQSAAAWAGEKLGRFKPNGRAVSSSPLALLVESEALYAAAAAKHSLWRTLFLQADNLGLNADACHALAKSAQKQLEATEAIHAYAAQTAFAD; encoded by the coding sequence ATGAAGATTGCAGTTGTAGGTGCCAGCGGCAACGTCGGCACGGCGGTACTGCGCGCGCTGCACCGCGATGCGGAGGTCACCGAACTGGTCGGCATTTCCCGCCGCGTGCCGCCGCAGGTTGAGCCGTATACGGACGTGGAGTGGCACAGCATCGACGTCACCGCCGAGAACGCACCGGAGCGTCTCGCCGACGCGTTCGCGGGTGCCGATGCCGTCATCCACCTCGCCTGGCTCATCTACCCCAACCACGACCGCGAGCTCATCCGCCGCATCAACGTCGCCGGCACCGAGGCGGTTCTCGATGCCGTAGAGCGTGCCGATGTCCGCCGCGTTGTCGTCGCCTCCTCCGTCGGGGCGTACTCCGTGGATGCTGCGCGCCAGGAGGTCTCCGGCCCCGAGGACACCCCGCCGCTGCGCGCGGAGGACTTCCCGGCCCGCGGCGTCGAGGGCTCGCACTACAGCGAGGACAAGGGCAAGGTCGAAGAGCTGCTCGAGCAGTTCACCGCCGCCCACCCGGACATCTCCGTCGCCTGGCTGCGCCCGGGGCTCATCTTCCAGGACGACGCCGCCTCGGAGGTGCAGCGCTTCTTCCTCGGCGCAGCAATGCCCGTCGAGCTGCTGGACAAGGGATCGCTGCCGGTCCTGCCGCTGCCGAAGAAAATGGTCACCCAGGGTGTGCACGCCGACGACGTCGCGCAGGCCTACCTTCTAGCCGCCAAGAACCCGGCGGCAACCGGCCCGTTCAACATCTGCGCCGACGACATCCTCCACCCGCAGGACTTCGCGGACATCTTGAGCAACGGGCGCTTCATCGAGGTGCCGCCGCAGGTCGCCCGCGCGGGCATGGCCAGCGCCCACAAGTCGGGTGTGCTGCCCGCCGATCCGGGCTGGCTCGACATGGGGCTCGGCGTGCCGCTGATGGACAATGCCCGCGCCAAAAGCGAGTTGGGCTGGCAGCCGGCGACCTCCGCGAAGGACGCGCTGGCCTCGTTTACCCGCGCGATGATCGAGGGCGCCGGCCACCCCTCCCCCAGCCTGTGGGCACTGGACGATTCCGAACGCTTCGTGCCGGCACTGGGCCTGCCGATGGACGATGCCGTGGCCGCCCCCACCTCCGGCCCGCGCACGGAGGCGGGCTCAGACGACAACATCGAGCGCGAGCTCGTTTCGACCTACCTGGCCAACCACCTGGCCGCCCAGCGCGGCACGGTCGAGCGCGCCGACCAGATGACGCTGAACTACCAGGACACCCCGGTATTCAAGGAGATCGGCGAGGTCGCCCAGGCGGAGCGCACCGACCGCGCGTTCCTCGAGCGGGTGATAAAGCAGCTGGGGCTGGAGACCAAGCCGACTCAAAGCGCCGCCGCGTGGGCCGGGGAGAAGCTCGGGCGCTTCAAGCCCAACGGCCGGGCGGTCTCCTCTTCCCCGCTGGCTCTCCTCGTGGAATCGGAGGCGCTGTACGCCGCCGCAGCCGCCAAGCACTCGCTGTGGCGCACGCTGTTCTTGCAGGCCGATAACCTGGGGCTCAACGCCGATGCCTGCCACGCACTGGCGAAGAGCGCGCAAAAGCAGCTGGAGGCCACCGAGGCCATCCACGCCTACGCCGCGCAGACGGCATTCGCTGACTAG
- a CDS encoding NRAMP family divalent metal transporter has product MIGAMFLMATSAIGPGFLTQTSVFTVQLGASFAFAILISILVDIAIQLNVWRVLGVTGMRANELGNTVLPGLGWVMAAFVFVGGLVFNVGNIAGTGLGLNAMLGIDPKIGGIIAGAIAVFVFLSKRAGMALDRLVGALGAIMILLMLYVAIVSNPPVGEALKNTVAPEKMDFFVITTLIGGSVGGYITFAGAHRLIDSGITGRENVGRIAYTSISGIIVTGLMRILLFLAVLGVVATGVALSEDNTAADVFYHAAGEIGLRAFGLVLFAAGLSSVIGSAYTSVTFVTTQNVSKRTTNLMTVAFVTVCTLAFIILDSPPQQLLIFAGAFNGLILPIGFIIILWVIYLRRDLLQGYKYPAWLGVLGVIAFLVSTYIGINAITALIDLFQS; this is encoded by the coding sequence ATGATCGGCGCCATGTTCCTCATGGCGACCTCGGCCATTGGCCCGGGATTTTTGACGCAGACCAGCGTCTTTACCGTTCAGCTTGGCGCGTCGTTCGCCTTCGCGATTCTCATCTCCATCCTCGTTGACATCGCCATCCAGCTCAACGTCTGGCGCGTGCTCGGCGTGACCGGCATGCGCGCCAACGAGCTGGGCAACACCGTCCTGCCGGGCCTCGGCTGGGTCATGGCGGCCTTCGTGTTCGTGGGCGGCTTGGTGTTCAACGTCGGCAACATCGCCGGCACCGGCCTGGGCCTCAACGCAATGCTGGGTATTGATCCGAAGATCGGCGGCATCATTGCCGGCGCCATCGCCGTGTTCGTCTTCCTGTCCAAGCGCGCCGGCATGGCCCTGGACCGCCTGGTCGGCGCGCTGGGCGCCATCATGATCCTGCTCATGCTGTACGTGGCCATCGTCTCCAACCCGCCGGTGGGGGAGGCGCTGAAGAACACCGTCGCCCCGGAGAAGATGGACTTCTTCGTCATCACCACTCTTATTGGCGGTTCCGTCGGCGGCTACATCACCTTCGCCGGTGCCCACCGCCTCATCGACTCGGGCATCACCGGCCGCGAGAACGTCGGGCGCATCGCCTACACCTCGATCTCCGGCATCATCGTCACCGGCCTGATGCGCATCCTGCTCTTCCTCGCCGTCCTCGGCGTCGTGGCCACCGGCGTCGCGCTGTCTGAGGACAACACCGCCGCGGACGTCTTCTACCACGCCGCCGGCGAGATCGGTCTGCGCGCCTTCGGACTCGTGCTCTTCGCCGCCGGCCTGTCGTCGGTGATCGGCTCCGCTTACACCTCGGTGACCTTCGTGACCACCCAGAACGTGTCCAAGCGGACGACCAACCTCATGACCGTCGCATTCGTCACGGTCTGCACCCTCGCGTTCATCATCCTGGACTCGCCGCCGCAGCAGCTGCTCATCTTCGCCGGCGCGTTCAACGGCCTCATTTTGCCCATCGGCTTCATCATCATCCTGTGGGTCATCTACCTGCGCCGCGACCTGCTGCAGGGCTACAAGTACCCGGCGTGGCTGGGCGTGCTGGGCGTCATCGCCTTCCTGGTCAGCACTTACATCGGCATCAACGCGATTACCGCGCTGATCGATCTGTTCCAGTCATAA
- a CDS encoding NAD-dependent succinate-semialdehyde dehydrogenase → MTEFHLENPNNGQSEEAFSRIDNDGIQDVLTRTTKAFASWRETDIDTRAAVLEKTADIYEQKTDELADHIGREMGKPTDQAKAELQIVVDIYRYYAQHAHELLADQELYSDDAQRTFVAKEPLGPLVGVMPWNFPYYQVARFAAPNLLLGNTIVLKHASICPLSSQACQDIFAEAGLPDDVFINVYASGKQVAEFLEDKRIKGVSLTGSEVAGASVAETAGKHLKKSLLELGGNDPFIVLDDSNLEWVLDQYVAIRMTNTGQVCNAPKRLIVMEDIYDRVLDYLTEKIGNLKPGAYNEPDADFGPLSSVGARDEVVETITAAEQNGDARIVVGGDKLDREGAYMNAALLTDVNRDADIAKGEVFGPVALLFKVKDVEEAVELANDVDYGLGGSVWGSDVETAEKVARRLECGMSLVNEASTIKPDLPFGGIGRSGYGRELNEWGVEEFVNQKLYRFSTQDYKLSQEK, encoded by the coding sequence ATGACTGAATTCCACCTTGAGAACCCGAACAACGGCCAATCCGAAGAAGCTTTCTCCCGCATCGACAATGACGGCATCCAGGATGTCCTGACCCGCACCACCAAGGCATTCGCTAGCTGGCGCGAGACGGACATCGACACGCGCGCTGCCGTGCTGGAAAAGACTGCCGATATCTACGAGCAGAAAACCGACGAGCTCGCCGACCACATCGGCCGCGAGATGGGCAAGCCCACCGACCAGGCCAAGGCGGAACTGCAGATCGTCGTCGACATCTACCGCTACTACGCGCAGCACGCCCACGAACTGCTTGCGGACCAGGAGCTCTACTCGGACGACGCGCAGCGCACCTTCGTGGCCAAGGAGCCGCTCGGCCCGCTCGTGGGCGTCATGCCGTGGAACTTCCCCTACTACCAGGTCGCCCGCTTCGCGGCGCCCAACCTCCTGCTGGGCAACACCATCGTGCTCAAGCACGCGTCCATCTGCCCGCTGTCGTCACAAGCCTGCCAGGACATCTTCGCCGAGGCCGGCCTGCCTGACGATGTCTTCATCAACGTCTACGCCTCCGGCAAGCAAGTGGCAGAGTTCCTGGAGGACAAGCGCATCAAGGGCGTCTCGCTGACCGGTTCCGAGGTCGCGGGTGCCTCCGTGGCGGAGACCGCCGGCAAGCACCTGAAGAAGTCCCTGCTGGAGCTCGGCGGCAACGACCCGTTCATCGTCCTCGATGACAGCAACCTCGAGTGGGTGCTCGACCAGTACGTGGCCATCCGCATGACCAACACCGGCCAGGTGTGCAACGCGCCGAAGCGCCTCATCGTCATGGAAGACATCTACGACCGCGTGCTCGATTACCTCACCGAGAAGATCGGCAACCTCAAGCCGGGCGCCTACAACGAGCCGGACGCGGACTTCGGCCCGCTCTCCTCCGTCGGTGCTCGCGACGAGGTCGTCGAGACCATCACCGCGGCGGAGCAGAATGGCGACGCCCGCATCGTCGTCGGTGGTGACAAGCTGGACCGCGAGGGCGCGTACATGAACGCCGCGCTGCTCACCGACGTCAACCGTGACGCCGACATCGCCAAGGGCGAGGTCTTCGGCCCGGTTGCCCTGCTGTTCAAGGTCAAGGACGTCGAGGAGGCCGTCGAGCTGGCCAATGACGTCGACTACGGCCTGGGCGGCTCCGTCTGGGGCTCCGACGTGGAGACCGCCGAGAAGGTCGCTCGCCGCCTCGAGTGCGGCATGTCGCTGGTCAACGAGGCCTCCACCATTAAGCCGGATCTGCCTTTCGGCGGCATCGGCCGCTCTGGCTACGGCCGAGAGCTCAACGAGTGGGGCGTGGAGGAGTTCGTGAACCAGAAGCTCTACCGCTTCTCCACGCAGGACTACAAGCTCAGCCAGGAGAAGTAG
- a CDS encoding putative hydro-lyase, whose product MTTPHQARELARKGGLVTTSGLAHGYLQANMIALPREYAFDFLLFAQRNPKPCPVVGVLEEGEVNSSLLPGGDIRTDIPAYRVFRDGELVDEVDDATDVWRDDLVTFLIGCSFTFENALDDAGLHLAHIDQGKNVPMFVTNVQTTPAGAFAGPLVVSMRPQPANRVADAVRITSRYPSVHGAPVHVGDPAGIGIADINSPDYGDAIDIPEGWTPMFWACGVTPQAAVMASRPSFAITHSPGKMLVTDMRDTDVQVP is encoded by the coding sequence ATGACCACTCCGCACCAGGCACGCGAGCTCGCCCGCAAGGGCGGGCTCGTTACCACTTCCGGCCTCGCCCACGGCTATCTGCAGGCGAACATGATCGCCCTGCCGCGTGAATACGCCTTCGACTTCTTGCTGTTTGCGCAGCGTAACCCGAAGCCGTGCCCGGTTGTCGGCGTGCTGGAGGAGGGCGAGGTGAACTCCAGCCTGCTGCCCGGCGGTGACATCCGCACCGACATTCCCGCCTATCGGGTCTTCCGCGACGGCGAGCTCGTCGACGAGGTGGATGACGCCACCGACGTGTGGCGCGATGACCTCGTGACGTTCCTCATCGGCTGCTCGTTCACGTTTGAAAACGCGCTTGACGATGCCGGGCTGCACCTCGCCCACATTGACCAGGGCAAGAACGTGCCGATGTTTGTCACCAATGTGCAGACCACCCCGGCGGGCGCCTTCGCGGGACCGCTGGTGGTCTCAATGCGCCCGCAGCCGGCTAATCGTGTGGCGGACGCGGTGCGGATTACGTCTCGTTACCCGTCCGTGCACGGGGCGCCCGTGCACGTGGGCGACCCAGCGGGCATCGGCATTGCCGATATCAATTCCCCCGATTACGGCGACGCCATTGATATCCCGGAGGGATGGACCCCGATGTTCTGGGCTTGCGGGGTCACCCCGCAGGCGGCGGTCATGGCCTCCCGCCCGTCGTTCGCGATTACCCACTCACCGGGCAAGATGCTGGTGACGGATATGCGCGACACGGACGTGCAGGTGCCGTAG
- a CDS encoding acetyl/propionyl/methylcrotonyl-CoA carboxylase subunit alpha: MAIQSVLIANRGEIAVRIARAARDLGIRSIAVYSEADAGALHTRVADEAYALPGNSAADTYMNVPALLDVAVRAGADAVHPGYGFLSENSEFARTVTSAGLTWVGPSPDAIDLLGDKIAARRVATEVGAPLAPGTSDPIDDWQQAREFAEEHGLPIAIKAAYGGGGRGLKVVDEMEGIEDAFNSAGREAMEAFGRAECYVEKFLTHPRHVEAQVLADTHGNVAVLGTRDCSTQRRFQKLIEEAPAPGLTDEQLNGIHEGARDICRKVGYTGAGTVEYIVSEDGTISFLEVNTRVQVEHPVTEVVTGVDIIAEQFRIAAGEKISFVTEDHPDPEIQGHAFEFRINAEDILNGFAPCPGTVVSFEPPTGPGLRIDAGVRSGSIIPPYYDSLMAKLVVWGPTREVAIRRAQQALAEFEISGVRTVLPFHRDMIHNEALIGEELGVYTDWVDHNYRPAAANKTEKVDAIYTQRRNVAVEIDGKIINVGLPVEFFNAPTNASGAASTAPSSAGPQAADDNAVTSSFEGNLVEWKVSDGDEVSEGDAIATIEAMKMESSIKAPKSGTISLQAKAGDRLTPETVIATID; this comes from the coding sequence ATGGCCATTCAATCTGTTCTCATCGCCAATCGCGGTGAAATCGCCGTGCGCATCGCGCGCGCTGCCCGCGATCTGGGCATCCGCTCCATCGCCGTCTACTCCGAGGCGGACGCCGGTGCCCTGCACACCCGCGTCGCCGACGAGGCCTACGCCCTGCCGGGCAATTCCGCGGCGGATACCTACATGAACGTGCCCGCGCTTCTCGATGTCGCCGTGCGCGCCGGCGCCGATGCCGTCCACCCGGGCTACGGCTTTTTGTCGGAGAACTCCGAGTTCGCCCGCACCGTCACCAGCGCCGGCCTGACCTGGGTTGGCCCGTCCCCGGACGCCATCGACCTGCTGGGCGACAAGATCGCCGCCCGCCGCGTGGCCACCGAGGTCGGCGCCCCGCTGGCCCCGGGCACCTCGGATCCGATCGATGACTGGCAGCAGGCCCGCGAGTTCGCCGAGGAGCACGGCCTGCCCATCGCCATTAAGGCGGCCTACGGCGGCGGCGGACGCGGCCTCAAGGTGGTCGACGAGATGGAAGGTATTGAGGACGCCTTCAACTCCGCCGGCCGCGAGGCCATGGAGGCTTTCGGGCGCGCCGAGTGCTACGTGGAGAAGTTCCTCACCCACCCGCGCCACGTGGAGGCGCAGGTGCTGGCCGATACCCACGGCAACGTCGCCGTGCTGGGCACCCGCGACTGCTCCACGCAGCGCCGCTTCCAAAAACTCATCGAGGAGGCCCCGGCCCCGGGGCTCACCGACGAGCAGCTCAACGGCATCCACGAGGGCGCCCGCGACATCTGCCGCAAGGTGGGCTACACCGGCGCCGGCACCGTGGAGTACATCGTCTCCGAGGACGGGACCATCTCCTTCCTCGAGGTCAACACCCGTGTCCAGGTCGAGCACCCGGTCACCGAGGTGGTTACCGGCGTGGACATCATCGCCGAGCAGTTCCGCATCGCGGCCGGCGAGAAGATCTCGTTCGTCACCGAGGATCACCCGGATCCGGAGATCCAGGGCCACGCGTTCGAGTTCCGCATCAACGCCGAGGACATCTTGAACGGCTTCGCGCCCTGCCCCGGCACCGTGGTCTCCTTCGAGCCGCCGACGGGGCCGGGCCTGCGCATCGATGCCGGCGTGCGCTCCGGTTCCATCATCCCGCCGTACTACGACTCGTTGATGGCCAAGCTCGTCGTGTGGGGCCCGACCCGCGAGGTGGCCATCCGCCGCGCGCAGCAGGCCCTCGCGGAGTTCGAGATTTCCGGCGTGCGCACCGTGCTGCCGTTCCACCGCGACATGATCCACAACGAGGCGCTCATCGGCGAAGAGCTGGGCGTTTACACCGACTGGGTGGATCACAACTACCGCCCGGCCGCGGCGAACAAGACCGAGAAGGTCGACGCCATCTACACCCAGCGCCGCAACGTCGCCGTGGAGATTGACGGCAAGATCATCAACGTCGGCCTGCCGGTCGAGTTCTTCAACGCGCCGACCAACGCCTCGGGCGCCGCGTCCACCGCCCCGTCCTCCGCCGGCCCGCAGGCCGCCGACGACAACGCGGTGACCTCCTCGTTCGAGGGCAACCTGGTGGAATGGAAGGTCTCCGACGGCGACGAGGTCTCCGAGGGCGATGCCATCGCCACCATCGAGGCCATGAAGATGGAGTCTTCCATCAAGGCGCCGAAGTCCGGCACCATCTCCCTTCAGGCCAAGGCGGGCGACCGCCTGACCCCGGAGACGGTGATCGCCACCATCGACTAG